A genomic window from Populus nigra chromosome 7, ddPopNigr1.1, whole genome shotgun sequence includes:
- the LOC133700245 gene encoding synaptotagmin-1-like, producing MGFFSTILGFCGFGVGISTGLTIGYYLFIYFQPSDVKDPEVRPLVEHDSETLQRMLPEIPLWVKNPDHDRIDWLNRFIQLMWPYLDKAICKTAENIAKPIIAEQIPKYKIDAVEFETLTLGTLPPTFHGMKVYVTDEKELIMEPCIKWAGNPNVTVAVKAFGLKATAQVVDLQVFASPRITLKPLVPSFPCFANIYVSLMEKPHVDFGLKLLGADLMSIPGLYRVVQEIIKDQVANMYLWPKTLEVPILDPAKAMKRPVGILSVKVLRAMKLKKKDLMGAADPYVKVKLTEDKLPAKKTTVKHKNLNPEWNEEFHVVVKDPESQALELRVYDWEQVGKHDKMGMNVVPLKELTPEEPKIMTLELLKNMDLNDPQNEKSRGQLMVELTYKPFKEDDVNLSFKEQVEQKAPEGTPAGGGLLLVIVHEAQDVEGKHHTNPYVRLLFRGEEKRTKHVKKNRDPRWEDEFQYTLDKPPSNEKLHVEVISTSSRIGLLHPKESLGYVDINLTDVVNNRRTNGKYHLIDSKNGQIQIELQWRPAS from the exons atggGGTTCTTTAGTACAATACTAGGTTTCTGTGGATTCGGTGTTGGAATTTCCACGGGTCTTACCATCGGGTACTACCTCTTCATCTACTTCCAACCCTCCGATGTTAAG gatccTGAGGTACGGCCATTGGTAGAGCATGACTCGGAAACTTTGCAACGAATGCTTCCAGAAATACCGCTATGGGTGAAAAATCCGGACCATGATCGC ATTGATTGGCTAAACAGGTTTATTCAATTAATGTGGCCTTACCTTGACaag GCCATTTGTAAGACCGCGGAGAATATAGCAAAACCAATAATTGCCGAGCAGATCCCAAAATACAAAATTGATGCGGTTGAGTTTGAAACTCTTACACTAGGCACCCTACCGCCAACCTTTCATG GAATGAAAGTTTATGTCACTGATGAGAAGGAGTTGATTATGGAACCATGCATAAAATGGGCTGGAAATCCTAATGTCACTGTTGCTGTTAAAGCATTTGGGTTGAAAGCAACTGCTCAG GTGGTTGATTTGCAAGTGTTTGCTTCACCACGCATAACTTTGAAGCCTTTGGTCCCTAGCTTTCCTTGTTTTGCCAACATCTACGTGTCGCTCATGGAGAAG CCACATGTTGACTTTGGGCTCAAGCTCTTGGGGGCTGATTTAATGTCGATACCTGGCCTCTATAGGGTCGTCCAG GAGATTATTAAAGATCAGGTTGCCAATATGTATCTATGGCCTAAAACCCTGGAAGTCCCCATCTTAGATCCTGCAAA AGCCATGAAGAGGCCTGTAGGAATTCTCAGTGTAAAGGTTCTGAGAGCAATGAAGCTGAAGAAGAAAGATCTGATGGGAGCAGCAGACCCCTATGTGAAAGTCAAGCTGACCGAAGATAAGCTTCCAGCGAAAAAGACCACTGTGAAGCACAAGAACTTGAACCCTGAATGGAATGAGGAATTCCATGTAGTTGTTAAAGATCCAGAATCTCAGGCTCTAGAATTACGTGTTTATGATTGGGAGCAG GTTGGCAAACATGACAAGATGGGTATGAATGTAGTGCCACTGAAAGAACTTACCCCAGAGGAACCAAAAATTATGACTCTTGAGCTCCTGAAAAACATGGACTTGAATGATCCTCAAAATGAAAAGTCACGTGGGCAACTTATGGTTGAATTGACATATAAACCATTCAAAGAGGACGATGTAAACCTAAGTTTTAAAGAGCAGGTGGAACAGAAGGCTCCTGAAGGAACCCCTGCTGGTGGAGGTCTGCTTCTTGTTATTGTTCATGAAGCTCAGGATGTTGAAGGAAAGCACCACACTAATCCATATGTACGACTTCTTTTTAGAGGGGAGGAGAAAAGGACTAAG CACGTGAAGAAGAATAGAGATCCAAGATGGGAGGATGAATTCCAATATACGCTGGACAAGCCTCCTAGTAATGAGAAGCTACACGTGGAAGTCATCAGCACGTCGTCTAGGATTGGCCTGCTGCATCCAAAG GAATCACTTGGTTATGTGGATATCAATCTCACAGATGTTGTTAATAACAGAAGAACCAACGGAAAGTATCACCTTATAGACTCGAAGAATGGACAGATTCAAATAGAGTTGCAGTGGAGACCAGCTTCATAA